A portion of the Deltaproteobacteria bacterium genome contains these proteins:
- a CDS encoding retropepsin-like domain-containing protein translates to MAGNTTGLVPFEIISSLPFISAVEVAVNNRSITLNRVLVDTGSGGTIFSADLLLDIGVKPAIGDDLVTITGVGGTEYAFSRAVDTIKVGHLSVSKFRIQVGALDYAFDFGFELEGILGMNFLLATKAKLDCKNLTLG, encoded by the coding sequence ATGGCTGGGAATACGACCGGCTTAGTTCCGTTCGAAATCATATCATCACTACCTTTCATTTCAGCGGTTGAAGTCGCGGTAAACAATCGATCTATCACTCTTAATAGAGTTCTGGTTGATACAGGCTCTGGAGGCACAATATTCTCGGCTGATCTATTGCTCGATATTGGTGTTAAGCCGGCGATAGGTGACGATCTTGTTACCATCACAGGTGTTGGAGGAACGGAATATGCGTTCTCTAGGGCTGTTGATACTATCAAGGTGGGGCATCTCAGCGTGAGCAAATTTAGAATTCAGGTTGGTGCTCTTGATTATGCGTTTGATTTCGGGTTTGAATTAGAGGGCATTCTCGGAATGAACTTTCTGCTGGCAACGAAAGCAAAACTTGATTGCAAAAATCTGACGTTGGGTTGA